From Salvia splendens isolate huo1 chromosome 16, SspV2, whole genome shotgun sequence, a single genomic window includes:
- the LOC121771849 gene encoding DNA polymerase delta subunit 3-like: MAETAALGIIDEIHAFVSDRLQVISYKWLSRNLLVSSNAAKRLLEEFVEKHGGGLAVIYSLSGWLKSNPTTYHIRLVPSHMLSDAKEEFDGKCSVQVYSIQACLPKDPATLWNHEFVQAEDLFKQPSTLDNCLRDNRFCGVSNSFVKRTVGGTPLGTGSLQVKSTRVSGLSSSSIPQATADPRSIQNNFQNAGSNPGDQAPNTAKPVKTEGNVKPDLAQIADKEKVPRQLPNNKKGQNNKNSSGSGGSLASMWGRASAKPKPDACLVQAEKARQGSSAFQILLSYLYSNITPKKHLFSGISQCEAQISARESAEHEISDDDDGDKAFSTRRTSNGEGSRKRRAVFNYSDEEDEYDNAITLGSPDPPKKSVPCSKESLNASTSECNLSFEEEKSKPKIEEEKEGDVKAKPKVKEEKESDVKSKPKVKEEKENELKANQHLGENIATVSNDKKAGSPTSEKTLCHVSEKDASTKNTMANDVPKRRKVVKTLIDEKGREVTEVVWEGEEQDTKSNNNNSAKIAGNSTASNAINRPPAVRKSPAVGNTAPANQAGKAGNKKAATKDPKQGNLFSFFKKA; encoded by the exons ATGGCCGAAACCGCTGCTCTTGGAATTATAGATGAGATCCATGCCTTCGTCTCCGATAGGCTTCAAGTG ATTTCCTACAAATGGCTGAGTCGAAATTTGTTGGTTTCCTCCAATGCTGCAAAGAG ACTGCTAGAGGAATTCGTTGAAAAGCATGGGGGTGGATTAGCAGTGATTTACTCTTTATCTGGCTGGCTGAAGAGTAACCCCACAACCTACCATATAAGGCTTGTCCCCAGTCATATGCTTTCAG ATGCTAAGGAAGAGTTCGATGGAAAATGCTCTGTTCAAGTTTACAGTATACAGGCCTGCCTCCCTAAGGATCCAGCAACGCTTTGGAATCATGAGTTCGTTCAGGCTGAAGATCTTTTTAAGCAGCCATCAACTCTTGATAATTGTTTACGAGATAACAG GTTTTGTGGAGTTTCAAACTCATTTGTTAAGAGAACAGTAGGAGGAACACCTTTGGGCACTGGAAGCCTTCAGGTGAAATCAACAAGAGTCTCAGGTCTGTCTAGCAGTTCTATTCCTCAAGCTACAGCTGATCCACGGTCTATTCAGAACAATTTTCAGAATGCTGGTTCAAATCCAGGGGATCAGGCACCTAACACTGCAAAACCTGTGAAAACTGAAGGAAATGTAAAGCCAGATCTAGCACAGATAGCAGATAAAGAAAAAGTTCCTCGGCAACTCCCTAACAACAAAAAGggccaaaataataaaaactctTCTGGAAGTGGAGGTTCATTAGCTAGCATGTGGGGTCGTGCATCAGCAAAGCCTAAACCTGATGCTTGCTTGGTCCAAGCTGAGAAAGCCAGACAAGGATCTTCTG CCTTCCAAATTTTGTTGTCTTACCTATACTCAAATATAACACCAAAAAAACATTTGTTTTCTGGAATCAGTCAGTGTGAAGCTCAAATTAGTGCTCGTGAATCAGCAGAGCATGAAATTAGTGATGATGACGACGGCGACAAAGCTTTCAGCACAAGGAGAACCTCTAATGGTGAAGGCAGTAGAAAGAGAAGAGCTGTATTTAATTACTCAGATGAGGAAGATGAATATGACAATGCCATAACTCTAGGATCACCTGATCCTCCAAAGAAATCTGTTCCATGCTCAAAAGAAAGTTTAAATGCTTCCACCTCAGAGTGCAATTTAAGTTTCGAGGAGGAGAAAAGTAAGCCAAAGatcgaagaagagaaagaaggcGATGTAAAAGCCAAGCCGAAGGtcaaagaagagaaagaaagtgATGTAAAATCTAAGCCAAAGGtcaaagaagagaaagaaaatgaaCTAAAAGCTAACCAACATTTGGGAGAAAACATTGCAACTGTTAGCAATGACAAGAAGGCTGGATCTCCCACTTCAGAGAAGACTCTATGCCATGTATCTGAAAAAGATGCTAGTACGAAAAATACCATGGCCAATGATGTGCCTAAAAGAAGAAAAGTGGTAAAGACACTGATTGATGAGAAGGGAAGAGAAG TCACTGAAGTTGTTTGGGAGGGTGAGGAACAAGATACAaaatctaataataataattcagcCAAAATTGCTGGCAATAGTACAGCAAGCAATGCAATTAACCG GCCCCCGGCTGTTCGTAAGTCGCCAGCAGTGGGGAACACTGCTCCAGCTAACCAAGCCGGGAAAGCCGGAAACAAGAAGGCAGCAACTAAGGATCCTAAGCAAGGGAATCTCTTCTCATTTTTCAAAAAGGCTTGA
- the LOC121771652 gene encoding probable LRR receptor-like serine/threonine-protein kinase At1g53440, which produces MDFPLSRGANFVGKIVLASLLASLLLRCDAQLLPEDEVQVIRTIFTKIGNTYWNYLNRSSCNGGFNQTILGDDVFSGVACNCSFNSNTMCHVTHIELKGLNLTASLPVEFVNLTHLQEIDLARNYLNGSIPREFGQLKVVTLSLLGNRISGRIPNEIGNIATLEELVLENNLLEGNLPENLGSLSNLKRLLLSANNLNGTIPETFGYLRNLTDFRIDSNTMSGKFPEFIGNWTRIERLFMQGTSMEGPIPAAISQFKNLTDLRISDVKGTAMSFPNLQNMTVMRNLILRNCSINGTIPPYLGDMTQIDSLDLSFNMLNGEIPVSFQDLTRMRYMFLSHNLLTGAIPGWMLTSRQYMDLSYNNFTEYPTAIGCQFSTVNLVASHSTSSSNSVSWCLKQDLPCPSSANHHTLFINCGGERVSFEGNVYEENVVDVGPAHFESNDRWGYSSTGTYSQTDSGRFVARNNTPLSPPDAPYYETARLSPSSLKYYGLCMRSGSYKVRLHFAEIMFSDDSTFSSLGRRIFDVAIQGQVVLTDFNIAEEAKGVRKGIFRDFNVNVNGSTLEIHLYWTGKGTTAIPDRGVYGPLISAIAVTPNFSVSTGGGLSTGAIIGIVIASVVVFVLLLLLVLWWRGCFREKDYGDSELKGLDLLTGKFTLRQMKAATNNFDNANKIGEGGFGSVYKGTLSDGTVIAVKQLSAKSKQGNREFVTEIGMISALEHPNLVRLYGCCIESNQLLLIYEYLENNCLARALFGKPEQRLDINWATRKKICIGIAKGLAYLHEESRLKIVHRDIKATNVLLDKELNAKISDFGLAKLDEEEDTHISTRITGTVGYMAPEYAMRGYLTDKADVYSFGIVLLETVSGKSNTNYRPKEEFVYLLDWAYVLHEQGSLLELVDPILGSDYSKKEALRMLNLALQCANPSPTLRPSMSSAVRMLEGKIPVQAPIVKKSGTDEDMRFKAFEILSQDSQSRATTQSEESREQRGVSMDGPWVDTSTSITKNESMDHSSGAMLLPPDL; this is translated from the exons ATGGATTTTCCTCTCTCCAGAGGGGCGAATTTCGTGGGGAAAATCGTGCTGGCGAGTCTGCTTGCAAGTTTACTTCTGAGGTGTGACGCTCAACTTCTGCCTGAGGATGAAG TTCAAGTTATTCGAACAATATTTACAAAGATAGGCAACACTTATTGGAACTATCTTAATCGAAGCTCTTGCAATGGTGGATTTAACCAGACCATTTTGGGGGATGATGTATTCAGCGGCGTAGCGTGCAACTGTTCCTTTAATAGCAATACCATGTGCCATGTAACTCACAT CGAATTGAAGGGTCTCAACTTGACTGCAAGTTTGCCTGTGGAGTTTGTAAATCTCACTCATCTGCAAGAAAT AGATCTTGCCCGAAATTACCTCAATGGATCAATTCCTAGAGAATTTGGCCAGCTTAAAGTTGTCACATT GTCACTTCTTGGAAATCGTATTAGTGGTAGAATCCCAAATGAAATTGGAAACATTGCCACACTAGAAGAGCT AGTTTTGGAAAATAATCTGCTCGAAGGAAATCTGCCAGAAAACCTTGGAAGTTTGAGCAATTTGAAGAGGCT CCTGCTTTCTGCAAATAATCTCAATGGAACTATACCAGAGACATTTGGATATCTAAGGAACTTGACAGATTT TAGGATAGACTCGAACACAATGTCAGGGAAATTTCCTGAATTTATTGGAAACTGGACCCGAATTGAGAGACT ATTCATGCAAGGGACGTCAATGGAGGGTCCTATTCCTGCAGCGATATCCCAATTTAAAAACTTGACAGATCT GAGGATAAGTGATGTCAAAGGAACTGCCATGAGTTTCCCCAATTTGCAGAACATGACAGTCATGCGAAATTT GATCTTAAGAAATTGCTCAATTAATGGTACAATCCCACCATACTTAGGAGACATGACTCAAATAGACTCTCT AGACCTCAGTTTCAATATGTTGAATGGTGAGATCCCAGTCAGCTTCCAAGACCTAACGAGAATGAGATACAT GTTCTTGTCTCACAACTTGCTAACTGGAGCAATACCTGGTTGGATGTTGACTAGCAGGCAATATAT GGATCTTTCTTACAACAATTTCACAGAATACCCTACTGCAATTGGCTGCCAGTTTTCAACTGT AAACTTAGTTGCAAGTCATTCAACTTCATCTAGCAATTC GGTCTCGTGGTGTTTGAAACAAGACCTTCCATGCCCCAGTAGCGCCAACC ATCACACACTATTCATAAATTGTGGAGGAGAAAGAGTTAGCTTTGAAGGAAATGTATACGAGGAGAACGTAGTTGATGTAGGCCCTGCGCACTTCGAATCTAATGATAGATGGGGATATAGCAGCACGGGGACGTACTCTCAAACTGACAGTGGCAGATTTGTTGCAAGAAACAATACTCCACTGTCACCCCCGGATGCACCATATTATGAAACAGCTCGTCTTTCCCCTTCTTCACTAAAATATTATGGACTTTGCATGCGCAGTGGTAGCTATAAAGTGCGTCTTCATTTTGCTGAGATAATGTTTTCTGATGACTCCACCTTTAGCAGCCTCGGAAGAAGGATATTTGATGTGGCAATACAA GGACAGGTGGTTTTGACAGACTTTAATATTGCAGAGGAAGCTAAGGGTGTTAGGAAAGGTATTTTTAGAGATTTCAATGTCAATGTGAATGGTAGCACATTGGAGATCCATTTATACTGGACTGGAAAGGGGACAACTGCCATTCCTGACAGGGGTGTATATGGACCTCTGATATCTGCAATTGCTGTGACGCCAA ATTTTAGCGTTAGTACAGGTGGGGGGCTCTCCACTGGAGCTATTATTGGGATCGTTATAGCTTCAGTCGTTGTCTTTGTGCTGTTGCTATTACTTGTTCTCTGGTGGAGAGGTTGTTTCCGAGAAAAAGACTACGGAGATAGTG AACTTAAAGGACTTGATCTATTAACTGGGAAATTCACTTTAAGACAAATGAAAGCTGCGACAAACAACTTTGATAATGCTAACAAGATCGGTGAAGGAGGATTTGGGTCTGTGTATAAG GGTACCCTCTCTGATGGCACCGTAATTGCAGTTAAGCAGCTCTCGGCTAAGTCAAAACAAGGAAATCGGGAATTTGTCACTGAAATCGGCATGATATCTGCCTTAGAACATCCCAACCTTGTTAGGCTCTATGGCTGTTGTATAGAATCAAACCAGTTGCTACTGATCTATGAATACCTGGAGAACAACTGTCTTGCTCGAGCACTCTTTg GTAAACCGGAACAAAGATTGGACATAAACTGGGCAACAAGAAAGAAGATATGCATAGGAATTGCAAAGGGGCTTGCATATCTCCACGAAGAATCTAGGCTGAAAATCGTCCATAGAGACATAAAGGCCACTAACGTTCTTCTTGATAAAGAACTCAACGCCAAGATATCGGATTTTGGTCTGGCGAAACTTGATGAAGAGGAGGATACTCATATCAGCACGCGTATTACTGGAACTGT AGGTTATATGGCACCCGAGTACGCGATGAGGGGCTATCTCACAGACAAAGCTGACGTTTACAGCTTTGGAATCGTGCTGCTGGAAACCGTCAGTGGAAAAAGCAACACTAACTATAGGCCGAAAGAGGAGTTTGTGTACCTTCTTGATTGG GCATACGTGCTACACGAGCAAGGGAGTCTTCTGGAGCTCGTGGACCCGATTCTTGGTTCAGACTACTCGAAGAAGGAGGCACTCCGGATGCTAAACTTGGCGCTGCAGTGCGCGAACCCCTCCCCGACTCTAAGACCTTCCATGAGCTCAGCAGTGCGCATGCTGGAAGGCAAGATCCCGGTTCAAGCTCCAATTGTGAAGAAGAGTGGAACCGACGAGGACATGAGATTCAAAGCGTTCGAGATACTGTCACAGGATAGCCAAAGCCGCGCGACGACACAGTCAGAGGAGAGCAGGGAGCAGAGGGGTGTCTCAATGGATGGACCATGGGTTGATACCTCCACTTCCataactaaaaatgaaagtatgGATCATTCTTCAGGAGCTATGCTTCTTCCACCAGATCTTTAG
- the LOC121772276 gene encoding ubiquitin domain-containing protein 1-like encodes MTDNCSTFFVFKISRGIKNSIFICTVPSLRRMGCAGSSQTRAKGGVNRIKKPRSWKHPQPIPISQLIQLRDEFWDTAPHYGGRKEIWDALRAAAEADPKLAQAIVKSAGIIMQNPDMTVCFDERGARYELPKYVLSEPKNLIRNS; translated from the exons ATGACAGACAACTGCTCAACCTTTTTCGTCTTCAAAATTAGTCGAGGCATAAAAAACTCTATTTTCATCTGCACCGTTCCATCGTTGCGAAGAATGGGATGTGCCGGATCCTCGCAGACAAGGGCAAAAG GAGGTGTTAACCGGATAAAGAAACCGAGGTCGTGGAAACATCCACAGCCGATCCCCATAAGTCAGCTGATACAGCTGAGAGACGAGTTCTGGGATACTGCACCTCACTATGGTGGTAGGAAAG AAATCTGGGATGCACTCAGAGCAGCAGCGGAGGCTGATCCAAAGCTTGCTCAGGCGATTGTGAAGAGCGCCGGAATCATAATGCAGAATCCTGATATGACAGTGTGTTTCGACGAAAGAG GTGCAAGATATGAATTACCTAAGTACGTTTTGAGCGAGCCCAAGAACCTGATTCGAAATTCTTGA
- the LOC121771683 gene encoding probable leucine-rich repeat receptor-like serine/threonine-protein kinase At3g14840 — translation MLSFWRLFIALILLASLVSGAAVLPPDEVESLRVIAKRLGKTDWDFSVDPCSGLSGWATLNPVRGTENALTCNCTFDNTTTCHVTSIILKAQNLNGSIPPELVRLPFLQVIDLTRNYLNGIIPPEWGSMNLVNISMFGNRISGSIPKELANITTLQELVLEGNQLTGTIPPELGNFPQIRRLLFASNNLTGELPTSLAKLATLTDFRISDNYFKGSIPNFVQNWTNMERLAIQASGLAGPIPSGIASLTQLTDLRISDLNGNDSSLPSLSPLKNIKNLILRSCNIVGTLAESIGDLTTLKVLDLSYNKLTGPIPESFVHLSNTDFVYLTGNSLSGPLPAWMLKDGDRIDLSYNNLTSGSLPAECRPRNLNLFASSKGNTIGVALCLSRTCEKKYHSLHINCGGGHEVDDKGSSYDEDTNSGGPSDFYLGRTNWGFSSTGHFLDDDRPTDSFTWQNTSSISGQNEKLYRNARLSPLSLTYYGFCLMNGNYTVNLHFAEIMFTDDRTYSSLGRRVFDVYIQGKLVLKDFDIELEAGGVNKPLTKNFTAVVTDTTLDIHFYWAGKGTSGIPVRGVYGPLISAISVDPNFTPPSEGGSSISGGVIAGIVVGVLSAVILVLGILWWKGCFKRKDSMHDDLKGLDLHTGTFTLRQIKAATNNFDPANKIGEGGFGPVFKGILLDNTVIAVKQLSSKSKQGNREFINEIGMISALQHPHLVKLYGCCIESNQLLLVYEYLENNSLARALFGPEDQQLHLDWPTRHKICIGIARGLAYLHEESRLKIVHRDIKATNVLLDKDLIPKISDFGLAKLDEDDNTHISTRVAGTFGYMAPEYAMRGYLTDKADVYSFGVVLLEVISGKCNTSIKTKNECFYLLDWVNTLKKSGNLIELVDTRLGSDFNKEEAMTAINVGLHCTNAEAAERPSMSTVVSMLEGKVGVQHFASDMNVSVGKVKAEEAVEVQSISTDVPWTGSSASTADLYPVTVDTEYWEKRGL, via the exons ATGTTAAGTTTTTGGAGGTTGTTTATTGCGTTAATTTTGCTGGCGAGCTTGGTTTCCGGAGCAGCTGTTTTGCCCCCTGATGAAG TGGAATCGCTGAGGGTAATAGCGAAGAGGTTAGGGAAGACGGATTGGGATTTCAGCGTGGATCCATGCAGCGGGTTGTCGGGTTGGGCCACCCTGAATCCGGTTAGAGGCACCGAAAATGCACTCACTTGCAACTGCACATTCGATAATACTACTACCTGCCATGTCACAAGcat AATTCTGAAGGCCCAGAACCTTAATGGATCAATCCCACCCGAGCTCGTCAGACTTCCATTCCTTCAAGTGAT TGACCTCACTCGGAACTACCTCAACGGCATCATCCCTCCAGAATGGGGTTCCATGAATCTTGTAAATAT TTCTATGTTCGGAAACCGTATAAGTGGTTCGATACCAAAAGAGCTCGCCAACATCACTACACTCCAAGAGCT tgttttggAGGGCAATCAGTTGACTGGAACCATTCCTCCCGAGTTGGGGAATTTTCCTCAAATCCGTAGATT GCTGTTTGCTTCCAACAATCTAACCGGAGAGTTACCCACAAGTCTAGCAAAATTGGCCACTTTGACAGACTT TCGTATTAGCGATAATTATTTCAAAGGAAGCATACCGAATTTTGTTCAGAACTGGACAAATATGGAAAGACT AGCGATTCAGGCTAGTGGTCTAGCTGGGCCAATCCCTTCTGGTATTGCTTCCTTAACCCAATTGACTGACCT GAGAATCAGCGACTTGAATGGGAATGATTCAAGTTTACCATCTCTTAGtccattgaaaaatataaagaatCT GATATTGAGAAGTTGCAATATTGTCGGGACGTTGGCAGAGTCTATTGGAGATTTGACGACACTTAAAGTATT AGATCTAAGTTACAACAAATTAACAGGACCAATTCCCGAGAGCTTTGTTCACCTATCAAACACGGACTTCGT CTATTTAACTGGGAATTCTCTGAGTGGGCCGCTGCCAGCTTGGATGCTGAAAGACGGGGACAGAAT TGACTTGTCTTACAACAACCTTACATCTGGAAGCTTACCAGCAGAGTGTCGGCCGCGTAACCT AAACCTGTTTGCCAGCTCGAAAGGAAACACCAT CGGTGTTGCTTTGTGCTTAAGTAGAACCTGTGAGAAAA AGTATCACTCTCTCCACATAAACTGTGGAGGAGGACATGAAGTGGATGACAAAGGATCTAGCTACGATGAGGATACAAATTCTGGTGGGCCTTCGGATTTCTACTTAGGTAGGACAAACTGGGGATTCAGCAGCACTGGTCACTTCTTGGATGATGATCGCCCTACAGACTCCTTCACCTGGCAAAATACCTCAAGCATTTCTGGACAGAACGAGAAGCTCTACAGAAATGCACGCCTTTCTCCCCTCTCGTTGACATACTATGGATTTTGTTTGATGAATGGAAACTACACAGTAAACCTTCACTTTGCGGAGATCATGTTTACTGACGACAGAACATATAGTAGCCTCGGAAGGCGTGTATTTGACGTCTACATTCAG gGAAAGCTGGTGCTGAAGGATTTCGACATTGAACTCGAAGCAGGAGGAGTGAACAAGCCACTCACTAAAAACTTCACTGCAGTTGTTACTGATACTACCTTGGACATTCACTTCTACTGGGCTGGAAAGGGTACAAGTGGCATTCCTGTTCGAGGAGTCTATGGTCCTCTCATTTCAGCCATATCCGTTGATCCTA ACTTTACGCCCCCGTCAGAAGGTGGAAGCAGTATTTCCGGAGGTGTTATAGCTGGTATAGTGGTAGGAGTTCTCTCCGCAGTCATTTTAGTTCTTGGTATTCTCTGGTGGAAGGGATGTTTCAAACGTAAAGACTCGATGCATGATG ATTTAAAGGGTTTAGACCTTCACACCGGAACATTTACCCTAAGGCAAATCAAAGCTGCTACAAACAACTTTGATCCTGCTAATAAGATCGGTGAAGGTGGTTTTGGTCCCGTATTCAAG GGCATTTTATTAGACAACACAGTCATTGCTGTGAAGCAGCTTTCTTCCAAATCAAAACAAGGGAACCGCGAATTCATAAATGAAATAGGCATGATTTCTGCTCTACAACACCCTCATCTTGTTAAGCTGTACGGATGCTGTATCGAAAGCAATCAGTTGTTGCTTGTGTACGAGTATTTGGAAAACAACAGCCTTGCTCGCGCACTATTTG GTCCAGAAGATCAGCAATTGCATCTGGACTGGCCTACGAGGCACAAGATCTGCATCGGCATAGCAAGAGGTTTGGCCTACCTCCACGAGGAATCAAGACTGAAAATCGTCCATCGTGACATCAAGGCCACAAACGTGCTTCTCGATAAAGACCTAATACCTAAGATATCTGATTTCGGACTTGCCAAGCTTGACGAAGATGATAATACTCATATAAGCACGCGCGTTGCTGGAACATT TGGATACATGGCCCCTGAATACGCGATGCGAGGCTATTTGACAGACAAAGCAGACGTATACAGCTTCGGAGTAGTTCTGTTGGAAGTCATCAGTGGAAAGTGCAACACCAGTATCAAGACCAAGAATGAATGCTTTTATCTTCTTGATTGG GTCAATACTTTGAAGAAGAGTGGGAATCTGATTGAGCTAGTGGACACAAGACTAGGCTCGGACTTCAACAAAGAAGAAGCGATGACGGCCATCAACGTGGGGCTCCACTGCACGAATGCAGAGGCCGCGGAGAGGCCAAGCATGTCGACAGTGGTGAGCATGCTCGAGGGAAAGGTGGGCGTTCAGCACTTCGCCTCAGACATGAATGTCTCGGTTGGGAAGGTGAAGGCTGAGGAGGCCGTAGAGGTGCAGAGTATATCCACGGATGTGCCGTGGACCGGCTCCTCGGCATCCACTGCTGATCTCTATCCAGTCACAGTGGATACTGAGTACTGGGAGAAGCGAGGTCTCTAA